The Sphingopyxis fribergensis genome contains a region encoding:
- the purM gene encoding phosphoribosylformylglycinamidine cyclo-ligase, whose product MDSKHNQPGSYTYAQAGVSIETGNALVRAIAPLARATRRPGADADLGGFGGFFDLKAAGFNDPLLVAANDGVGTKLKLAIESGKHDGVGIDLVAMCANDLIVQGAEPLFFLDYYATGKLDNDIATDVVASIAEGCKQAGCALIGGETAEMPGMYSDGDYDLAGFCVGAVERDQVLTADKVVAGDVILGLASSGVHSNGFSLVRRLAADKGWKLDRPALFDQTILLIDALMAPTRIYVKSLLPLVKTGKIHALAHITGGGLLENIPRILPKTLHAHVDADAWEQPRLMAFLQAQGNIEPEEMARTFNCGIGMAVVVAEADVDTVTAALEAAGETVHRIGHMADGEKGCTVTGSAETWSAMGAWSATHNG is encoded by the coding sequence ATGGATTCCAAGCACAACCAACCCGGCTCCTACACTTATGCGCAGGCCGGCGTATCGATCGAGACCGGCAACGCGCTGGTTCGTGCCATTGCCCCGCTCGCCCGTGCGACGCGCCGCCCCGGCGCCGACGCCGACCTCGGCGGCTTTGGCGGCTTCTTCGACCTGAAGGCGGCGGGGTTCAACGACCCCTTGCTCGTCGCGGCGAATGACGGCGTTGGTACCAAGCTGAAGCTGGCCATCGAATCGGGCAAGCATGACGGGGTCGGGATCGACCTGGTCGCAATGTGCGCGAACGACCTGATCGTTCAGGGCGCCGAACCGCTGTTTTTCCTCGACTATTACGCCACGGGCAAGCTCGACAACGACATTGCGACCGACGTCGTCGCGAGCATTGCCGAGGGCTGCAAGCAGGCCGGATGCGCGCTGATCGGCGGCGAGACCGCTGAAATGCCGGGGATGTATTCGGATGGCGACTATGACCTCGCGGGCTTTTGCGTCGGCGCGGTTGAGCGCGACCAGGTGCTGACCGCCGACAAGGTGGTGGCGGGCGACGTCATCCTCGGCCTCGCCTCGTCGGGCGTCCATTCGAACGGCTTCTCGCTCGTTCGCCGCCTCGCCGCAGACAAAGGGTGGAAACTCGATCGCCCCGCCCTGTTCGACCAGACCATTCTGCTGATCGACGCGCTGATGGCGCCGACGCGCATCTATGTGAAGAGTCTGCTGCCGCTGGTGAAGACCGGCAAGATCCACGCGCTCGCGCATATTACGGGCGGCGGCCTGCTCGAGAATATCCCGCGCATCCTGCCGAAGACGCTGCACGCGCATGTGGATGCCGACGCGTGGGAACAGCCGCGCCTGATGGCCTTCCTGCAGGCGCAGGGCAATATTGAGCCCGAGGAAATGGCGCGCACCTTCAACTGCGGGATCGGCATGGCGGTCGTCGTGGCCGAAGCCGATGTTGACACTGTTACCGCGGCGCTCGAAGCCGCGGGAGAAACGGTGCACCGCATCGGCCATATGGCCGATGGAGAAAAGGGCTGCACCGTGACCGGCAGCGCCGAAACATGGAGCGCGATGGGCGCGTGGTCGGCGACGCATAATGGCTAA
- a CDS encoding HdaA/DnaA family protein: protein MARASGQIALPLDWSAGGSNDGPLIVGTSNADAVRYLRHVATWPVRTAVLTGPRGSGRSLIGRLFASDTGGRVIDGHGSVSEEEIFHAWNAAQESGSPLLIIADAPPAEWNVALPDLRSRLAAVPVLTIGDPDDCLARDLIEAIFAQRGMALAPGVASYIVPRMERSYAAIHRVVAALDAASLEKGGGISIRLTRETLLSQGLIDPDLLERQDEATCR, encoded by the coding sequence ATGGCGCGCGCATCGGGACAGATCGCACTCCCGCTCGACTGGAGCGCGGGGGGCAGCAACGACGGCCCGCTGATCGTCGGCACCAGCAACGCCGATGCCGTGCGTTACCTGCGCCATGTCGCCACCTGGCCTGTCCGCACGGCGGTGCTCACCGGGCCGCGCGGATCGGGGCGCAGTCTCATCGGCCGGCTTTTCGCTAGCGACACCGGCGGCCGCGTGATCGACGGGCATGGCAGTGTGTCGGAGGAAGAAATCTTCCATGCGTGGAACGCGGCGCAGGAGAGCGGATCGCCGCTGCTGATCATCGCCGACGCGCCGCCAGCGGAATGGAATGTCGCGCTGCCCGACCTTCGCTCGCGCCTTGCGGCGGTGCCGGTGCTCACGATCGGCGATCCCGATGACTGCCTTGCGCGCGACCTGATCGAGGCGATCTTCGCGCAGCGTGGCATGGCGCTCGCGCCCGGCGTTGCATCTTACATTGTCCCGCGGATGGAGCGCAGTTATGCGGCGATCCATCGGGTCGTCGCGGCGCTCGACGCCGCGTCGCTCGAAAAGGGTGGCGGCATTAGCATTCGTCTTACGCGTGAAACATTACTGTCACAGGGGCTGATCGATCCCGATCTCCTTGAAAGGCAGGATGAAGCGACATGTCGATAA